CTTTCGCGGCATCCTCATCATTCATGAGAGTCGCCTTGAGGAATGCGATGGCGTAGTGTTTGAAGAGCGCGTGCCGTTTTGCATCCACGAAACCGCAAGCGAGCTGGCCGAGGAGATCGGTGGGGGATTCGGCGTCGAGATGCGTGGCATTGCGCACACGGATCACGAATGTCTCACCGGGCAGCGCGGCGATGATGCCGCTGGCATTGCCCTGCCTGTTCCAGGCTTCGGGTTCGGCTTGCAGGACGGCGCAGGGCATCTTCAGGCTGGCCGCGATTTTTTGGCCGCTGCCGTCCATATCGACGGGATCGAGGCCGACCCAGGCATCGACGGGCGTTTGAGCGGCGGCGAGCAGGGTGGTGAGTCCCCCCATGGAGAAACCCATCAGAGCCGTGCGATGCGTGGTTTTGAATGTGACGACCAGTTCGGCCAGGACACGGCCATTCAGCGCATGATCGAGCAAGGCGGGTTGGGTGGGCACGGCGACGATGAAACCCTGCGCCGCGAGATCCGCGCCCCAGCCTGCCATGTGGCGCTTGGCACGCGTAAAGCCATGCGCCACGACCACCAGCGGCGCTTGATCACGCTGTGCCGGATAGTAGAGCGTCACCGAAACCTTCTGGCCTGCGAGTGTGAGGTGCCGCACTTCTTTGGTGACGCCTGCCGCCAATGCCGGTGCCTCCGTGCGACTGGCCCAGTAGAGGAAGCCAAGCAGCAACGGGGTTGTGATCAGTAGCCGGCGCAGCCAGCGAAGCAAGAATGGACGCATGTCGCGGGCTTCCTCAGGCCTCCACGATCACCTTGAAGCCGCCGTAGGCCATGCGTTTGCAGTCGAAGAGATCTTTGCTCTCATTACACATCTTCGCCATGCGCGGATCGGCCATGATGGCCTTGTTCGCACGGTCGCGGTCTTTGCGGGATTTGAAGACGGCCCAGGAGAAGACGACGACTTCGCCGGGCTTGGTTTTGGCGAGCTTGGGGAAGGGCGTGAGGTTCTTCACTTCCATGTCGTCGCCGACGCACTCGAAGTAGGCCAGCGCACCGTGATCGCGCCAGACCTTGGAGGCTTTTTTGGCGACACGCTGGTAGTTAGTGATGTTCTTTTGGGGAACGGGAATGACGAATCCGTCAACGTAGTGTGGCATGGTGGGGTGAGGTTAAGAGTTAGGGGTTGGAAGTGAAAAGCGGATCAAGCGATGAGGGCTTTCCAGGCTTTGCGCTCGGCCCACAGCAGGTAAAGCGCGAGCACGCTGATGCCGATGAGCATGGGCTGGAGGATGCCGTCACCCGCGACGAACTGATGGAAGGCGAGGATGTTCACGATGATGGGGCCGAGGCAGAGCAGGCCGAGGTTGCGTGTCTTCGGGATGATGAGCATGATGCCGCCGAGCAACTCGATGATTTTCACGAACTTCATGAAGCCCGTCGGGCCGACCGCAGCCATGAAGTGAGCAATGGGTGTGTCCTTCGGCAACTCGGGCATGGGCGCGAGATTGAAGAGCACGGTGACGGCGGACATGATGAAAAGTCCGCCAAGGAGGATGGCGGCAATGAGGGGTGCGTATTTCATGGGTGTTGAGTTAGTTTGAGGCGAGATGGGCGGCGAGGCGGTCGAAGTTTTCTTGGTTGGCGGGGACGCAGATGGTTTTCAGGGTCTCGCAGAGCTGTTCGGTTTCGAATGCCATGCGCCAGGTGAGGCGTGTGCCGCCGTCTTCATCAGCCAACGTCTTGGTCATGCCGAGCATGAAAGTCTCTCGTTGAAGTTTCAATTTGCCTCACGGCTTCGGCGTCGCAGTGGCGACTTTACCAAGATTGGCGAGACCTTCGCTGAACTGGTCACCGCACATTTTTTCGCAGTCCATGAACATGCCAAAGACTTTGCCGATGAAAGGCTTCTTGCTCTGCATGGCCCAGGTGACTTTCGTGCCGGCACCTTCGGGGGCGAAAGTGAACCGCACGTCGCTGCTGCCTTCAAACGGACGCACGAACTCCAGTTTCATGCCGATGGTTTCATTGGGCTTGCTGTCAACGAGCTTGGTGCTGCCCTCGCCGACTTCGTTGTTGCCGGACCACTTGTAGATCGCACCGACACCTTCCGGCGGGCCTTCGAGGGTCTTTTTCATCGCCGGATCCAGCTTCGACCAAGGTGACCACGCATCCCATTGGCGGAAGTCGTTCACGACTTTGAAGACGGCGTCCGGCGGAGCGGCAATGGTGGCGGAGCGGGTGACGTTCAAGTCGTCGCTCTGGAAGGAGGCGACGATGAGGATGATGGCGATGACGGCAACGAGGCCGAGGAGTACTTTCTTGATCATGGTGCGCGTTGGTTTGGATGTTGAGGTTGGGGGATGGGTTAGCAGCCTTCGGGCATGGCGCTCATGCGCTCCTGCATCTGCTGCGGAGTGAGTTTTTCGGTTTGATGCTGGATCATCCACTGGTGGCCGAAGGGATCCGTGACGCAGCCGCTGCGGAAGCCGTAGAATTGATCGGCGACCGCACGCAGCACCGTGGCACCGGCCGCGACGGCCTTGGCAAAGGCGGCATCGGCATTGTCCACGATCAAGCAAAACGTGACCGGCGAGCCACCGAGAGCGTGCGGCGACTTGCTCATGCCGGGAAACTCCTCGCTGAGCATGACGAGGGTTTCGTTGATCAGGAGCTCGGCATGGCCGACGAAATCAGGGCCGCCCATGGTGAGGCGGAAGAGTTCCGTGGCCCCAAATGCGGCTTTGTAGAAGTCGATGGCCTTGGCTGCCTCTTTGACGGTGATGTAGGCGCTGAGGGCGGGGTAGTCGGTGGGTGTGTTCATGGTGATGGTGAATCAGTTGCTGGTGTGAATGCCAAACAGCCCGTCCACATAGCCGCGGGCGAGTTTGAGATTGGCGCGAATCATCGCCTGCGATTCGCAGGCCTTGCCGACGAGCATGGATCCTTGCCAAAGACTGTTGAGGAACCATGCCACGGCTTTGGGATCGAAATTGGAATCCGGTTTGCGCTTCTTTTTCGCTGCGGCGAGCATTTTGGCGACGTTGTCCGTCCACGAGTGCAATTCCTTCGCACACGCGGCCTGAATGATAGGATTTGTGGCGGCGAGTTCCTGCGACATCATTCCCACCATGCAGACGCATGCCTCATCCTTACGCATGGTGAAGCCGGTCATGATGTCGAGCATCTGATGCACCTGCTCCAGCGGGTCAGCCTCTGCGTTGTTCCAGGCCACGGCATACAACGCCGTGCCCATCTGGCCCCACCATTCGACCGCAGCCTTGCCGATGGCTTCTTTGCTCTCAAAGTGATGGAAGAAGCTCCCCTTCGTCATCCCGGCCTCCTTGCAGATGAGATCCACCGAGGTGCCGGCGAAGCCCTGCTTCAGCATCAGCCGAACCGTGGCGTCGATGAGACCCTGCCGAGTCCCGGCGGGATCGCGTTCACGCTTCTTGCTGGCGGCTTTCTTGGGCATACAAACCGGTTGGTATGTAACGAATTGAAACAAACCGTCAACCGGCTTTTTAAAGCTCCTGCTCCGCAACGTCAGTGAAGCTGATGGATGAGGAAGAGACAGGTCATGGTCTGGGAGGTGAAATCACTTCGCAGGCTTCATCACGCCACTCATCGGATGCTGGCTCACTGTGTCCCAGGCGATTTCCTGGAGGAGTTGGTTGAGCTTTGCCTGATCGTCTGGGCTCACATTTTTGAGCAGCTTGAAGGCAGCAGGCACCGGCAGGCCGACGGGGCTGCGGCGATAGATCACGGCGAAGTGGCAGTAGCTCGACAGGATTTGCAGCGGGGGATTGGCATGGCCCCAGGTGTCGCGGAAGAGATCAGCCTGGGCCTTGAGGCCGGGGGCTTCGCCTTTGACGATCTTTTCGCGCAGCATCACGGCGGCCATGCCGACGGGGACGATGAGCACGGCGTCTTTGCCGAGGCGTTGGTTGATGCCTTTGACGTATTCTTCGATGTCCTTGGCATACCTCAGTGTGGCATCGCGGAGCTTGGCGATATCGGTGGCGTTGTGATCGACCTTCTTCCGTGTTTGGAGGGGATAAACGGGTTCATACTCGTCATTCGGCATCCAGTATTCCTGCACGGTGATGCGCAGCGCGGGATTGTGCTCGATACCGAGCTTCACGAACTGCTCGATGGCCTCGTCCGGCAGCCAGATGGGTGAAAGCGTGAGCACATCGGCCTTCCCAGCCTTGAGCACTTGTTTCACCGCGCTCTTTTCCTCCGGCACATCCCAATGCTTCTGCACCGTGGAGCCGCCGATGCTGGAAAGTCCCGCCAGTTCGTGCTTCAAGCCCGCTGCCAGCGCCATCTCTGTGACCTGACGATAGGTGAAGACATGGAAGCTGTGCCCGCAGGTGGCGACGCGTTGCCCGACGGTGATCGGCGGCTGCAAATCATCTGCGCGGGAGAGGAGCGTGGTGAGACAAAGGGTGGTGAGGAGAAAAGCGGCTCTCATACGCTGATAACGCAACGAGCGGCCCAATCACTCACCGACACACCACAGATACTCCTGCCGTGCCGGGCTGGTCTTCGCGGAGCGGAGGTAGATGCGGTTGCCGCAGATGGCGGGAGTGCTGAAGGACTCGTCACCGAGTTGGTTTTGGCCGAGGAGCGTGAATTTCTCCGGCGTGGCCTCGAAGACGGAGGTGACGCCGCCTTTGCTCGTCGCGTAGATGCGCGAGTCGGCCATGACGGGCGAGCCGAAGAACTCGCGGTCCACTTTCTCATTCCATAGCTCTTCGCCAGTCGCAGACTTCCAGCAGACGGCTCGGCCTGCATCGCCGACGGCGAAGACGTGGCCGTTTTTGACGAGCATGGAGGGCACATAGGTTTTCGTGACATTCTCCCACGCGATCTTGCCGCTGCCGTCGGCTTCGAGGGCCATGGTGTGATTCTTCGGATAACCACCGCCGAGGAAGACGCGGTTACCATCGGTCACGGCGGTGACGACGGTCTCCTCGGTGCTGCCGTCGATGCTCCAGAGCTTCGTGCCGGTGAGCGGATCGAAGCTCTCCACCTTGTTGCAGCCGGCGAGCACGGCCTGGAGTTTGCCTGCGGCGGTGAGAACAGCAGGCGTGGAGTAGTTCGCCACGGGTGGGCGATCCTGCTGCCAAACGACTTCGCCGGTGAGTTTGTTGAGGCCGGTCATTTTGCCACCGCCGCGATGATCGGCGGACACTAGCACGATGTTTTGATAAACAACCGGTGAGGAGCCAAAACCCTGATGCACCTGGAAATCGCACACGCGGCGCTGCCAGAGCTGCTTTCCACTGAGATCGAGCGCGGTGGTGAAGATGGCAGCGTTGTTGAGGAAGTTGACGTAAAACCGCTCGCCATCGCTCACCACATCTGACGATGCCTGCGAGGAGATTTTGTGTCCCTTCGTGTTGAGGTTGCCGCGATGAACCACGCTCTCCCAGAGCTTCTTGCCTGTGGCGCGATCAAAGCAGAGCACGAGTTGCTCCTCCGTCTCCACATCCGCTGTCGCGAGCACCACCTGATGGCCCACCACGATCGGCGAACCATGTCCGCGACCACGCACTTCAGCCTTCCAGAGCACGTTTTCGCTTTCGCTCCACTTCACCGGCAATGTTTGACCTGCTGCCGCATGACCATCCATCGTCGGCCCGCGCCAGGCGGGCCAGTCGGCGGCGAGGATGGGTGTGGCGACGAGCGCGGTGGCGAAAAGAAGAGTGCGGGTGGTCATGAAGGCCGATGATTACGCATTGTAGCGCGGAGCGCTGTCATCCAAGAGATGAAGGCAAGAAAGAGCAGGGCTTCATGCGTCAGAACTTCAACAACTCGCCCACCGGCAGCGGCTTGCCCTGGCGGATAGATTCTTCCGCCACGAGGCATAAACCCGCGCTCCAGAGGCCGTCGAGGCCGGTGGCGGCGGGTTTCTTGCCACTGCGGACCATTTCCACGCATTGAGCGACCTCCTCGCGCAGCTCGAAAACCTCGCCGCTGTGTTTTTCGAGCTTCACGGTTTCGAGGTTTTCACCGTCGAAGACCTTGAGGAAGTATTCGGGTTCCAGAGTGCGATCCAGCGCGCCGCTCCAGGCGGCCCAGAGCGCGCCCTTGGTGCCGCTGACTTTCACGGTCTGATGATGCTCAAAGGCGGCCAGCGTTTGGGAGACGACGGCGTAGCTGCCATTGGCGTATTTGAACATGGCGCTGAAGTTGTCGTAGAGCGTCGGGCGCTGCGGATCGCGCGAGTTGGCGTAGGCATGGAGTTCGACGGGATCGCCGCTGCTTTCGAGATACCAGCGGGCGAGGTCGAAGAAGTGGATGGGTTCTTCGAGCACCCAACTGCCGACGCGGCTCTGGTCATAGCGCCAGCCGCCGGCCCCGAGGCGGTAAGGCTTCCGCGAAAGCTCGACGAGTACGTATTGCGGATCGCCGATGGTGCCCGCGTCGATGATCTCCTTGACCCGTCCCCATTGGCTGGAGAGGCGCAACTCATGCCCCACCGCCAGATGCACACCATGCTCGCGCGCTCCGGCGACGATGGCCTTGCAGTCGTCCAGCGTGATCGCCATCGGTTTCTCCAGCAGCACATGTTTGCCCTTCGCCATCGCTGCGAGCGCGATCTCGCGATGGGTGTGGCTCGGCGTGGCGATGTCGATGATGTCGAACTCCGCTTGCGCGATCATCTCCCGCGCATCCGCAAAGATGTGAGCCTCGGGGTAAAGCATGCGCGCCTCCTCACGCGAAGCCTCCGAGGGAGCCGTGATGGCCACCAGCCGCGCCTCGGGATTCCCCGCGATGGATTGAGCGTGAAATTTGCCCCAGGCACCGAATCCGGCGAGGGCGAAGCGAACGGGCGTATTTTCAGATGGCATGAGCACTTACCAACGAACGCAACGAGAGGCACTTTCTGCGGCATCGATTACCGCCTATTATTTAGACGTTTCCAGCTCAAACACCCGCACCGCACGATCTCGCCCGTCGGTGGCGAGGAGGCGGCCATTGGGACTGAAGGTAAGGCTACGGGGGAGGCCTTCGATGGCGGTGAAGGTTTGCAGCAGGGTGGCGTCGGTGTAGCGCCAGAGCTTGAGGCTGTGATCGGTGGAGCCGGTGGCGAGGAGGGGCTGGGTGGGATGAAAGCGGATGGCGGTGATGGAGGCGTCGTGGGCGCGGAAACGATGCTTCAGGGCGAGCGTGTCGGCATCGAGGATCATGACGAAGCGGTCGCTGCCGCCGACGGCGATGAGGCGGCGGTCGGGTGAGGCGGCGAGCGCGTAGAAGGCGCTGCCGTGATCGAGTGAGGCGAGGATGCGGCCATCGCGCGGATCGAGGATGGCGATGTTGCCCTTTTGCGTGTTGTTGGGCTGGAGTTCGCTGGAGATGGCGATGATGTGGCCGTGGGTGCCGGCGAAGATGGCTTTGTAGGCTTCGCGTTTGAAATCGTGGAGCACATCGCCGGTGCGGGTGTCGTGGATGATGAGATGATTATGCGGCTGCGGTGTGGTGCGGAGGAGGCGTTCGCCTTGAGCATCGAAATCGAGGTGCATGGTGTTGTCGTTGTTCACCTCGGCAGGGCGGGACCATTTTTCGGTGACGCCGTCTTTCGTGGTCTGCCACAGGCTGAGCGCGGAGCCGGGTGTGGTGAGGCTGTTGCGCGAGTAAGCGGTGGCGATGAGGCCGGTGGCGAGGTGGACGGCGCTGACGGGGTGCTTCTCGCCGATGGAAGCGGGCATGGTGATGGGTTTGCGCGGGTCTGACACGTCGAAGAGTGTCGCAAATGCCTTTTCTCCTCGGGCGAGCAGTTCGGTGTCGGAGAGGAAATGGCAGGACCAGCCTTCGTCACCACCGGGCAGCATCTCGGCGAGAGGCTGATCCGGGAAGTGCCAGATCTGCGGCGGGGATTGCTGCGTGAGCAGGTGCCCGCTCGTGTGATTCACGCTGAGCGGTAAATCGCCGGTATAAGCGGTGATGCCGTGGAAGACGCCGTTCGGTGCGAGATCGCCGGGATGCCAAAAGGACAGCGCACGGCTGACGGCGAGGCTTTGTGAACTGCTGCCTCCGAGCGTGATGATGTTCCTGCCAGCGCTGTAAGCCACCTGTGCGATCGGCATGGCGGCGACACGCTGGCGTTTGATCAGCAGGCCGTTGTTGGAATGATAAACCTCCACATCACCGGAGATAAGACCGATGACGATCCGGGCATGATCGGGATTCGCTGCCATGGAGTTCGGATGGGCGTTGAGGCGCCCGAGAAAGGCGGGGCTGCCATCGGTGAGCTTGAGGCCGTGTAGGACGTAATCTTGGTGTTGGACGAGTGCGAGCGCATGTCCATGTGAAGCAAAGACCATGCGCAGCGGACGGAAGGGCTTGGTCCAGCGCACCACGCCAGTGGCGGTCTCGATAAGATGCAGCGCTTCCGTGTCAAAGTCAGCGATGGCGGCGAGCGTGCCGGTGGCATTCAGCGCGAGGGTTTGCAGATAAGGATGCGCGGCGGCGTCCGAGTGCGAGACGGCGAAGGTCTTCAATTTCTCTCCCGTGGCGAGATCATACAAGGCGGCCTCGCTGGCGGAGCTGGTGCGTGCGAGGAGACGTTTGCCATCGGCGGAGATGCTGAGGCGCAGCTCGCCTGCATGGCCGGTGTCGAGGGTGCGGAGGAGTTTTTTGCTCACGACATCCACGATGCCGATGCGTCCATCGCGACTGGCGATGGCGAACTGCGCGGCGGCGTTTCCCACCGCACAAACATCCGTCACTTGTTCGCAGAAGCCGGGAATCATGAGCGGTCCGAGTGAGGAATCGTGCTTCGCAGCCAGATAGTGCCAGCTTTGGTCACGCAAGGCCGTGGGCACGACCTCCAAGGCGCTCGTCATGCGAGTCACGTCGCCTTCTTTGAGCGCGACATCGGCCAGGGCGATCTGCGCGGTGGCGAGCGAGTGCTGGGCGCGTCGTTCGCTCGCCATCACCTTCCACACAAAGCCGAGGCTAATGAGCAGCAGCGCGGCGAGCGATGCGGTGACGACTTTGTGCCGCAGCATGAGAAGCTGGAGCTGCCGGAGTGCTCCCGCTTGCTCGGAAGACGTGGCAAAGCCGGTCGAGTATGCCTCGATGTCCGCGCTGAGGGCGATGACGCTCGGGTAGCGGTTGGCTTTGTCGAGTTGCAGCGCTTTCATCGCCACGGAGGACAACGCGGAAGGCACACGACCGCCGCGAATGTGTGGCAGCGGCTTGATTAGCTTCGCTTCGAGCACGTCGCCTTTTTCAAAAGCCTTCCCACGACTGCCGGAGCGCGATTGGAAAGCCGTGGGCGCGGTGATTTCGCCTTTGCTGACCCTCTCCAGCACCTCCAGCGCCGTCGCGCCCTCCACGGGTGGGCGCAGCGTGAGGATGGCGTAAAGAATGCCGCCGAGCGCGTAGATGTCCGAAAGCTCATCCACCTCCGCTAGGCTGCCGCGTGCTTGCTCGGGGGACATGTATTGGGGAGTGCCGAGGACGGAGCCGTGCAGAGTTTTTGAAAAAGCAGAAATGGGAAAGTCGAAAACAGAAATAGAATCAGGCTGCTGCGCAGCATCCATTTCTGCTTTTTGCTTTTCACTTTCTGCTTTGATCTTCGCCAGTCCCCAATCCATCACCAGCACCTCTCCGAACTCGCCGACCATGATGTTGTCCGGCTTCAGATCGCGGTGCAGCACGCCCTGGCTGTGGGCGAAGGCGATGGCGTCGCAGACTTTGCGGAAAATGGTCAGCAGACGGTCGAGCGAGTAGTCACGGAGCGTTTCAGGCACTCCTTTGCGCAGGTCGAGGAGGATGGCTTGCAGCGTGCGGCCCTTGACCAGCTTCATGGAGTAGAACAGCGGCATGCCGTCCTCCCACACGATGTCGTAGATGGGCACGATGTTCGGATGCGCGAGCTTGGCGAGCACCTGGGCCTCGCGCAGGAAGCGCTGCCTCATGCGGGCGTCTGCGTTCGCTTCCAGCAGCATCACCTTGATGGCCACGGTGCGGTCGAGTTTGGCATCTTTGGCCTCCAGCACGCTGCCCATGCCGCCGCTCGAGATCTCGGGGCCGAGTTGGTAGTTCTCGGCGCCGAGTGGTGGTGGGGATGGGTCTGGAGAGTCGGCGGGCATGGGTGCTGGGTTACAGGCCCGGTTTGGGAGGTGGTGTTTCAGGGTTTCAGCAGAGGATGGCAGTAGAATGGTGGCAGAAGAATAAGGGAGGAGAGATTTGAATTCATTCTGCTGCCCTCATTCTACTGCCATTTTCTTCACCTACCCGCCAGCACACCCTGCAGCCAGGCCAGCTCGCCGGGAATGTCCTCGGGCGTGAGGACGGTGCGGGCGACTTCCTCTTTGAGCAGCGTGCGGAACTTCACGCGTAGCCGGTGGATGAGGATGCGCGTCGCCACCTCGCTGGAGCCGATTTTTTTCGCGATCTCGCGGCAGGAGGGCGGCTCGCGGTCCCACATGAGGTAGGGCAGCAGGAGATCGAAAATCTCGCGGCGACCGGCGGCCTCGTAGGCCGTGCGCAGTTTCTCTCGCACACTGGCGAGGAGGTCTTGGGACCAGACGTGGGTGAAGAGAGCATCAGGATCACTCTCGGTCTGCGATTCGAGCGCGTAGCGCTCCTCGGCGGCCAGTTCATCAAAGGAGACATGCGGGATGCCGCCGCCGCGTTTTTGCGTGCCGAGGTGGCGGAAGTGATCGCTGAGCAGATGCTTCAGGACGCCGAGCAGCCAGGAGCGCAGCTTGCCGGAGCCTTGCTGGGCCATGTCGAGGGCCTTTTCGGTGATGAGCCGGTGAAAAAAGGCCTGCGTCAGATCCTCCGCGTCATGCGCCGCATGGCCGCTGCGGCGGAGGAAGGCGTAGATGGGATACCAGTAGCCCGCGCACAGCTTTTCCATCGCTCGCGCCGCATCGTCGGCATTCCCGCCCTGCACGGCCTGGACGAGCGTCCAGTGGGTCGAAGGGAAGTCGGTGTACCTTGAGGCGTCAGCGGCAGGCATGCGAGCGGAGGGGGAAGTCGGGAGAATTGGGAGTGGGAAGACCACCGACGTCCGCAAATTCTCACCTCTGAGTCACCTGAATGGAAGTCAGGATTCTGTCAGGCGGGGCCTTTTTGCGAAAAACTTGAGGGTCCGATGAAACGGGAGACCAGAAACCGGGCCTGGAAGGCGGCACAGTCTCGAACTGCGTCACAACCACGAACCCAAACCACAATGAAAACAACAAGCAAAACAAGAAGCGCCCTCGGCGGCCTCAGGCTGGGACTGCTCATGATGGCAGCTTCCATTTCAAGCACGGTCCGCGCCGCTGGCGAAAATCTGATCATCGCGGGAACACCACCCGTCGATACCGGCCTCGCGGCAACGGTATGGACGAGCACGACGGGATTTGCAGCCTTCCAAGGACCCGATTTCTCCACGCTCTGGGCCAATGGCACCAGCCCCAATAACGGCTACATCCAGCAGGCGGTGACAACCACCGCCGGCGCCCAGCACACGCTGACGTTCGACTGGAACGTGTATGCTTATTTTGGCGGCAATGCGACCGGACGGGTGAGAGCGATCATTCTGGATGCAGGCACGGGGGCGATCATCGCGGACACGGGTTACGAAACCTCCCCCTATGTGCCCTACGCGACGTTGGCCTTCAACCCATGGCGCTCGCGCAGCCTTACTTTCACGCCGACGGTGTCGAACATCCTCGTGCGGTTTACTGGCAATCAGGGAGTTCCTGGGGTCAGCCATTTTCGTCATGGAGCGGCCACCCTCGTCACGAACATTGCAATGACTGCCAGGAATCTCGACACAGACGGAGACGGTTATCCCGACGACCAGGACGCCTTCCCGAACGACCCGACCGAGTGGGCCGACACGGACGGTGACGGCGTGGGCGACAACGGTGACGCCTTCCCGCTGGATCCCACCGAGTCCTTGGACACCGATGGCGATGGCGTGGGCAACAATGCCGACGCCTGCGACACCTCCGATCTCAGTCTGACCGTGGTCATCGGCGGCCAGGACACCTTTGTCTTCAACGAGTTGTTTGAGGACGGCTGCACGATCACCGATCTCATCGTGGGCCTGGCCAACTCGGCCGGGAACCATGGTGCCTTTGTGAGCGGTGTGGCACACCTGACCAACGATCTGAAAAGTCGCGGCGTGATCACCAACAAGGAAAAGGCGGCCATCCAAAAGGCAGCCGCGCAGTCGGGCAAGTAATCAAGCCACCCGGAAGAAACATCAGACCACCGCCGCCAGCCTCGTGCTGGCGGTGGTTTTTTTAACGCTGGTCACGTCTGTTTGACGGTCGCATCCACCAGAGGCGGTCATTGGGCAAAAAATTGGGCAAAAAACGGGGTCAGGAACGCGGGCTTTTGGGGCACTCCTTCGAGAATCCTCCGCAGGCTGGGGTTCTTGTGGGACTGAGAAGCTGAAAAACTGAAAAGCTGAAATGGGAAAGTAGAAATGGGAAAACAGATCAGCATTTCAGCTTTGATTCGTTCGCGCCCCACGCTCATCTCACCCTGCGGGCTTCGCTTCGCTCAGTCTGTCTCGCAGCTTCATCCTTCGCAGATGCTTTCATCCTTCGCAGTAAAGCTACGGAGAATGGATCGGAGAACGGACCGCCATGCTGCTCGGCTCTGCTTTCTGCTTTCTGCTTTGGCATCCTCACCTTCTCAGCATCACGATCAGCTCATCGATCTTGTTCGCGATCTGCTGCACCTCCGCCTGCGTCGGCGGGTCGCTCACCGTCATCCCGAGCGTGGCCACGGCGTTGCTGTTGCTGCTGGTGGTGGCGATGGCGTCGGTGAGTTGCTGGAGCGAGACCTCACCGGGAGCGCCCGGCAGGCCTGGCTCGCCTTGGGGGCCTTGCTGACCGGGAGCGCCATCGCTGCCGTTGGAGCCCGGAGCGCCGTTGCTGCCCGTCTCGCCCTGCGGGCCGGTGGGGATGCCAAAAATGAAGTGCAGCGTGCCGTCGGTCACCTCGAGAACCACCTGAGCCGGAGTGCCCGTCGGCAGCGTGTTGGTGCCATCGACGATGGCGGCGTTGATGCTCTGGATC
The window above is part of the Prosthecobacter sp. genome. Proteins encoded here:
- a CDS encoding collagen-like protein, whose amino-acid sequence is MPYDPTLPQAGTEIDAVQMRAQLNGLKELIDAIQSINAAIVDGTNTLPTGTPAQVVLEVTDGTLHFIFGIPTGPQGETGSNGAPGSNGSDGAPGQQGPQGEPGLPGAPGEVSLQQLTDAIATTSSNSNAVATLGMTVSDPPTQAEVQQIANKIDELIVMLRR
- a CDS encoding sigma factor, whose protein sequence is MPAADASRYTDFPSTHWTLVQAVQGGNADDAARAMEKLCAGYWYPIYAFLRRSGHAAHDAEDLTQAFFHRLITEKALDMAQQGSGKLRSWLLGVLKHLLSDHFRHLGTQKRGGGIPHVSFDELAAEERYALESQTESDPDALFTHVWSQDLLASVREKLRTAYEAAGRREIFDLLLPYLMWDREPPSCREIAKKIGSSEVATRILIHRLRVKFRTLLKEEVARTVLTPEDIPGELAWLQGVLAGR